In the Longimicrobium sp. genome, one interval contains:
- a CDS encoding S8 family peptidase: MKLIRPVLLAGFALASVPAAVHAQAAPADSAARNWHLLDPAADRVPGISAERAHRELLARRPVRDTIIVAIIDSGVEVDHPDLDGVLWTNRREVPGNGRDDDRNGYVDDVHGWNFIGGRDGRNVKEDTYEVTRLYAQLRPRFQNADSASVPAADRADYTLWRRVKADFESRRAEEEQTLGAIKQAEETLRQAETILKREMGTTTLTPSAVTLFSPKDQMGQQARQIYLHFAGLGYSLERVVEARESTEAGVRFSLNPEFDPRNIVGDDARNPNERGYGNNQYEGPDAGHGTHVAGIVAAERGNGQGIDGIAPAVRIMSLRAVPQGDERDKDVANAIRYAVDNGARVVNMSFGKSFSPQKELVDAAVRYAEEKGVLLVHAAGNDGADISEDPSFPTPLLQGGRRAANWIEVGAASWQGGDHLAAPFSNYDERLVDVFAPGMAILSTVPDGEIQRNDGTSMAAPVVAGVAATILSYYPQLTAAQVRQVIMESATRFEGLSVVRPGSEDERVPFAQLSGSGGVVNLHAALQLAERMSRR; encoded by the coding sequence ATGAAGCTGATTCGCCCCGTTCTCCTTGCCGGGTTCGCGCTGGCGTCCGTTCCGGCGGCCGTGCACGCCCAGGCCGCGCCGGCCGACAGCGCCGCGCGCAACTGGCACCTGCTGGACCCCGCCGCCGACCGCGTGCCGGGGATCAGCGCCGAGCGCGCCCACCGCGAGCTGCTGGCCCGCCGCCCGGTGCGCGACACGATCATCGTGGCCATCATCGACAGCGGGGTGGAGGTGGACCACCCCGACCTGGACGGCGTGCTGTGGACCAACCGCCGCGAGGTGCCGGGCAACGGCCGCGACGACGACCGCAACGGCTACGTCGACGACGTCCACGGGTGGAACTTCATCGGCGGCCGCGACGGGCGGAACGTCAAGGAGGACACGTACGAGGTGACGCGCCTCTACGCGCAGCTCCGTCCGCGCTTCCAGAACGCCGACTCGGCCAGCGTCCCCGCGGCGGACCGCGCGGACTACACCCTGTGGCGCCGCGTGAAGGCCGACTTCGAGAGCCGCCGGGCGGAAGAGGAGCAGACGCTCGGCGCCATCAAGCAGGCCGAGGAGACGCTGCGCCAGGCGGAGACCATCCTCAAGCGCGAGATGGGCACCACCACGCTGACCCCGAGCGCGGTGACGCTGTTCAGCCCCAAGGACCAGATGGGGCAGCAGGCGCGCCAGATCTATCTGCACTTCGCCGGGCTGGGCTACTCGCTGGAGCGCGTGGTGGAGGCGCGCGAAAGCACCGAGGCGGGCGTGCGGTTCTCGCTGAACCCCGAGTTCGACCCGCGCAACATCGTGGGCGACGACGCGCGCAACCCCAACGAGCGCGGCTACGGCAACAATCAGTACGAGGGGCCGGACGCGGGGCACGGCACGCACGTGGCCGGCATCGTGGCGGCGGAGCGCGGCAACGGGCAGGGGATCGACGGCATTGCCCCGGCGGTGCGCATCATGTCGCTCCGCGCGGTGCCGCAGGGCGACGAGCGCGACAAGGACGTGGCCAACGCCATCCGCTACGCCGTCGACAACGGCGCGCGCGTGGTGAACATGAGCTTCGGCAAGTCGTTCTCGCCGCAGAAGGAGCTGGTGGACGCCGCCGTCCGCTACGCCGAGGAAAAGGGCGTGCTGCTCGTCCATGCCGCCGGCAACGACGGCGCCGACATCAGCGAAGACCCCAGCTTTCCCACGCCGCTGCTGCAGGGCGGCCGCCGCGCCGCCAACTGGATCGAGGTGGGCGCCGCGTCGTGGCAGGGCGGCGACCACCTGGCGGCGCCGTTCAGCAACTACGACGAGCGGCTGGTGGACGTGTTCGCCCCGGGCATGGCCATCCTGTCGACCGTGCCGGATGGCGAAATCCAGCGCAACGACGGCACCAGCATGGCGGCGCCGGTGGTGGCGGGCGTGGCGGCGACGATCCTGTCGTACTACCCGCAGCTCACCGCCGCGCAGGTGCGCCAGGTCATCATGGAGTCGGCGACGCGCTTCGAGGGGCTGAGCGTGGTGCGGCCCGGCAGCGAGGACGAGCGCGTGCCCTTCGCCCAGCTGTCGGGCTCCGGCGGGGTGGTGAACCTGCACGCCGCGCTGCAGCTGGCCGAGCGCATGTCGCGCCGCTAA
- a CDS encoding NAD-dependent epimerase/dehydratase family protein, producing the protein MSRTALVTGATGFVGGHLVRRLARQGWTVRALVRGGSDTRVLDEVGAQRVQGSLGDEGALREGASGADTVFHLAAVTAARGEDAYVRANVDGTRNVVRAINAASPTPRRLVYLSSYAACGPALHGRPRRMDETPGPVSTYGRTKLQGEAVVGGELAGGTSAAILRAPPVYGPGDKALLPYFRLVKRRLAPAPAGPELRTHMVFVEDLAAALANAADAPPGTYAVAEPVEHPWGDIVRAIAAQMGTRPVRLKLPPAGVRAAGTVAGWFGGIGVFNREKAEEMLAPAWLCDLTGLDALIPPGTATPLEEGIRRTAQWYLEQGWV; encoded by the coding sequence ATGAGCCGAACCGCACTCGTCACCGGCGCCACGGGCTTCGTCGGCGGCCACCTGGTCCGCCGGCTCGCCCGGCAGGGGTGGACGGTGCGCGCGCTGGTGCGCGGCGGCAGCGACACCCGCGTGCTCGACGAGGTGGGCGCTCAGCGGGTGCAGGGGAGCCTGGGCGACGAGGGGGCGCTGCGCGAGGGCGCCAGCGGCGCCGACACCGTCTTTCACCTTGCCGCCGTCACCGCCGCGCGGGGCGAAGACGCGTACGTCCGCGCCAACGTGGACGGCACCCGCAACGTGGTGCGCGCGATCAACGCGGCGTCGCCGACCCCGCGGCGGCTGGTGTACCTGAGCTCGTACGCCGCCTGCGGCCCGGCGCTCCACGGACGCCCCCGCCGGATGGACGAAACGCCCGGACCGGTTTCCACGTACGGGCGTACCAAGCTGCAGGGCGAGGCGGTAGTGGGCGGCGAGCTGGCGGGCGGCACGAGCGCCGCCATCCTGCGAGCCCCGCCCGTGTACGGCCCCGGCGACAAAGCCCTCCTCCCCTACTTCCGGCTGGTGAAGCGACGGCTGGCGCCCGCTCCCGCGGGCCCCGAGCTGCGCACCCACATGGTCTTCGTGGAGGACCTGGCCGCCGCGCTCGCGAACGCGGCCGACGCGCCCCCCGGCACGTACGCCGTCGCCGAGCCCGTGGAGCACCCGTGGGGCGACATCGTACGCGCCATCGCGGCACAGATGGGCACCCGGCCCGTGCGGCTGAAGCTTCCCCCCGCGGGGGTGAGGGCGGCGGGCACGGTGGCTGGCTGGTTCGGCGGCATTGGCGTATTCAATCGCGAAAAGGCCGAAGAGATGCTTGCGCCGGCCTGGCTTTGCGATCTCACGGGGCTGGACGCGCTGATCCCGCCCGGAACGGCCACTCCGCTCGAGGAGGGCATCCGGCGCACGGCTCAGTGGTACCTGGAACAGGGATGGGTTTGA
- a CDS encoding aminotransferase class I/II-fold pyridoxal phosphate-dependent enzyme — MDLFDKCRRFTAAREMMDRGLYPYFQPIEESHDTEVVIRGETKIMVGSNNYLGLTHHPYVLEKARDALARYGSGNTGSRFLNGTLDIHEELESRLAALMGAEAALVFSTGYQTNLGIINGLVTRGSLVVQDRLNHASLLDGAQLAAGELARYQHGDMGALRRVLDRHREANGVLIATDGVFSMEGNIVDLPTLVEIKDEYGARLLVDDAHSVGVLGANGGGTAEHYGLQDRVDLTMITFSKSFASIGGAAAGPEDVIHYLKHHARPLIFSASMPGSAVATVLACLDVMQREPERRTQLWKNAHYLRGGLQSLGFDTVGSETPIIPVASGNMESTFIFWRALFDAGVFTNPVLPPAVPENSCRLRTSVMATHTVDQLDQVLDAFGRVGRQLGLVGGQA, encoded by the coding sequence GTGGACCTCTTCGACAAGTGCCGCCGGTTCACGGCGGCGCGGGAGATGATGGACCGCGGGCTGTACCCGTACTTCCAGCCGATCGAGGAGTCCCACGACACCGAGGTGGTGATCCGGGGCGAAACCAAGATCATGGTGGGCTCCAACAACTACCTGGGCCTCACCCATCACCCGTACGTGCTGGAAAAGGCCCGCGACGCGCTGGCCCGGTACGGCTCCGGCAACACCGGCAGCCGGTTCCTGAACGGCACCCTCGACATCCATGAGGAGCTGGAAAGCCGGCTCGCCGCCCTGATGGGCGCCGAGGCGGCGCTCGTGTTCAGCACCGGGTACCAGACCAACCTGGGCATCATCAACGGCCTGGTCACCCGCGGCTCGCTGGTGGTGCAGGACCGGCTGAACCACGCCTCGCTGCTGGACGGCGCGCAGCTGGCCGCCGGCGAGCTGGCGCGCTACCAGCACGGCGACATGGGCGCCCTGCGCCGCGTGCTGGACCGGCACCGCGAGGCCAACGGCGTGCTGATCGCCACCGACGGCGTGTTCAGCATGGAGGGGAACATCGTCGACCTTCCCACCCTGGTGGAGATCAAGGACGAGTACGGCGCCCGCCTGCTGGTAGACGACGCCCACTCGGTCGGCGTGCTGGGGGCCAACGGCGGCGGCACGGCCGAGCACTACGGCCTGCAGGACCGGGTGGACCTCACCATGATCACCTTCTCCAAGTCGTTCGCCTCCATCGGCGGGGCGGCGGCGGGGCCGGAAGACGTGATCCACTACCTGAAGCACCACGCCCGCCCGCTGATCTTCAGCGCCAGCATGCCCGGCTCGGCCGTGGCGACGGTGCTGGCCTGCCTGGACGTGATGCAGCGCGAACCCGAGCGCCGCACGCAGCTGTGGAAGAACGCCCACTACCTGCGCGGCGGGCTGCAGTCGCTGGGCTTCGACACCGTGGGCTCCGAGACGCCCATCATCCCCGTGGCGTCGGGGAACATGGAAAGCACCTTCATCTTCTGGCGCGCCCTGTTCGACGCCGGGGTGTTCACCAACCCGGTGCTGCCCCCCGCCGTCCCCGAGAACTCGTGCCGCCTGCGCACCTCGGTGATGGCCACGCACACGGTCGATCAGCTGGACCAGGTGCTCGACGCCTTCGGGCGCGTCGGCAGGCAGCTGGGGCTGGTGGGAGGGCAGGCGTGA
- a CDS encoding RagB/SusD family nutrient uptake outer membrane protein, which translates to MRNSVSRRAGRVLLLAALAAAGACDLDLTNPNSPPEELVLTTPDGIIALAVGMQGQFAGTTAGTGMVLNMVRAPGLVTDEISTTTVSLVADRSLVTGVGVDASFGVVSGPYTNAFRVVRSAEELLANAGNVGLPRGTEAGVLALARTFKAMALGAAILQYEQIPVTATLDENPLQPRAVVLDTVLSLLEQARAGLASVAASELGDFNARVAIGYNLGDVINAMLARYYLIDGQHQQAIDAAARVPLNRVNVFSYPDPLRNPVWAYSQFGLNYVRGTQEFVAEADTSDDRPGFWLRLDQATVNGSPAVPLRNLRQYADRNAPFPIYLPDEMRLIQAEAYARTGRVALAAPLVNGVRTQCTPSATIGNFSEPVACMPALTAEQLDTEAEVLAEIAYQRRYELFLQGLRWEDIRRFGTAVSRETPSLSFLPLPQSECVLNPAAPC; encoded by the coding sequence ATGCGGAATTCTGTTTCACGCCGCGCCGGGCGCGTGCTGCTGCTGGCCGCGCTGGCTGCCGCGGGGGCGTGCGACCTGGACCTGACGAACCCCAACTCGCCCCCCGAGGAGCTGGTGCTGACCACCCCCGACGGCATCATCGCGTTGGCGGTGGGCATGCAGGGGCAGTTCGCGGGGACCACGGCGGGCACCGGGATGGTGCTGAACATGGTGCGTGCCCCGGGACTGGTGACCGACGAGATCTCCACCACCACCGTGTCGCTGGTCGCCGACCGCTCGCTGGTGACCGGCGTGGGCGTCGACGCCAGCTTCGGCGTGGTGAGCGGGCCGTACACCAATGCCTTCCGGGTGGTGAGGTCGGCCGAGGAGCTGCTGGCCAACGCCGGCAACGTGGGGCTGCCGCGCGGCACCGAGGCGGGCGTGCTGGCGCTGGCGCGCACCTTCAAGGCGATGGCGCTGGGCGCGGCCATCCTGCAGTACGAGCAGATCCCCGTGACGGCCACGCTCGACGAGAACCCGCTGCAGCCCCGGGCGGTGGTGCTCGACACGGTGCTCTCGCTGCTGGAGCAGGCGCGGGCCGGGCTGGCGTCGGTGGCGGCCAGCGAGCTGGGCGACTTCAACGCCCGCGTGGCCATCGGCTACAACCTGGGCGACGTGATCAACGCCATGCTGGCCCGGTACTACCTGATCGACGGCCAGCACCAGCAGGCCATCGACGCGGCCGCGCGCGTGCCGCTGAACCGGGTGAACGTGTTCTCGTACCCCGACCCGCTGCGCAACCCCGTCTGGGCCTACTCGCAGTTCGGCCTGAACTACGTGCGCGGCACGCAGGAGTTCGTGGCCGAGGCCGACACCTCCGACGACCGCCCGGGCTTCTGGCTGCGGCTGGACCAGGCCACGGTGAACGGGTCGCCCGCCGTGCCGCTGCGCAACCTGCGCCAGTACGCGGACCGCAACGCGCCGTTCCCCATCTACCTCCCCGACGAGATGCGGCTGATCCAGGCCGAGGCGTACGCGCGCACGGGCCGGGTGGCCCTGGCCGCGCCGCTGGTGAACGGGGTCCGCACCCAGTGCACCCCCAGCGCCACGATCGGCAACTTTTCCGAGCCGGTGGCGTGCATGCCGGCGCTGACGGCCGAGCAGCTGGACACCGAGGCCGAGGTGCTGGCCGAGATCGCCTACCAGCGCCGCTACGAGCTGTTCCTGCAGGGGCTGCGGTGGGAAGACATCCGCCGCTTCGGCACGGCGGTGTCGCGCGAAACACCGTCGCTCTCGTTCCTGCCGCTTCCGCAGAGCGAGTGCGTGCTGAACCCGGCGGCGCCCTGCTGA